CAATTAATTAATCCCAGCATTCGACCTCAATTTGGAGCATTACCCGATCGACCGATGGAACAAGTCCGGGCAGCAAAGATTGCACAATCAATATCAAAGCTAGGCTGGAAGCCAAAAACCTCTCTACAGCAAGGTTTGAGAAGAACTGTCGAATGGTATACCGCCCATCGGGATCTATACGTCCTCTAATCGTGTAATTCTGCCACAATGAGATCAGCACCTTGAAGATTTGTGAAAATTATGAGTTTCAGCCTACAGCAGATTTCCCAACACCTCGAAAGCACCTCCAGTCGCGATCGCATGATTGCTTTAGCGAACCTGCGAGAAGTCCCTGCAGAAGATGCCGTACCGCTGATCAAAAAGGTGCTGAACGACGAGAGTTTACAAATTCGATCGATGGCAGTCTTTGCGCTGGGAATTAAGCAAACTGACGAATGCTTTCCAATCTTGCTTAATATTCTTGAAACCGAGAAAGATTATGGCATTCGCGCAGACGCCGCAGGTGCTTTAGGATATCTCGAAGATATCAGAGCCTTCGAGCCGTTAGTGCGTGCCTTTTATGAGGATACAGATTGGCTGGTGCGCTTTAGTGCGGCGGTGGCGCTGGGAAACCTGAAAGATTCACGAGCGCGGGAAGTGCTCTTGCAGGCATTAGACAGCGAAGAAGTAGTGGTACAACAAGCTGCGATCGCGGCGTTGGGAGAAATTAAAGCCGTCGATACCGTCGATGCGATCCTGCGATTCGCCCAGTCCGAAGATTGGCTTGTGCGGCAGCGGCTTGCAGAAGCATTAGGCAACCTGCCGAGCGAAAAGAGCCATTCTGCTCTGCGCTATTTGGAGAAAGACAATAATTCCAACGTGGCAGAATCGGCGCGGCTTGCCTTAAAGCGGTTGAGCGAGTCTGAAGCGGTTTAACCGGATCAGGCAGGGGCTAGGGAGAAAAGATTGACAAGCTTCCCTTCAATTGTGTAAGTTGCATGACTTAGGGATGCCAGTCCGATCGAGTACATCTAATAACTGACCCTAACCCCATCTTCATCATGA
The genomic region above belongs to Cyanobacteria bacterium FACHB-DQ100 and contains:
- a CDS encoding HEAT repeat domain-containing protein translates to MMSFSLQQISQHLESTSSRDRMIALANLREVPAEDAVPLIKKVLNDESLQIRSMAVFALGIKQTDECFPILLNILETEKDYGIRADAAGALGYLEDIRAFEPLVRAFYEDTDWLVRFSAAVALGNLKDSRAREVLLQALDSEEVVVQQAAIAALGEIKAVDTVDAILRFAQSEDWLVRQRLAEALGNLPSEKSHSALRYLEKDNNSNVAESARLALKRLSESEAV